The genomic region TAATAATTATATCTTTTCAGCTATCGAAGATTCCTTTTGACAGCGACAATTGCTGAGATCTCCTTGTCATAAACTTCGGCAATTCTGTCTACTCTGTGCCGATCTTCCAGCACTATCCAAACTTTTTTCAATTTAATCTCTACGGGTTAAATTCCCCGCCCCTTGGGGCGAAAGCTGGTTGAAAACCAGCAGATTGAAGAACGCAGTTAATACCCCGCTGCTTGCGGCGGGGTGCTTTATTACTTATGTAATGGTTTCATTCATGGAGACTGTTTTTTATAGCTCCGGATGACAAAAAAACAGAGCTATTCCCGGAGTGATCAGGATTTTTTAGCTTGGTGCTTTGTGTGTGATCGCACATACCACAGGGAATTCCTGCGGTAGTATGAATCATGTAACGCCTGCAGTATGCGAGACACAATCGGTCAGAAGTATTAATACTTCTGAATATTATTTCCAGATTGAGGTGCTGAGTTCATACGCAGATCTGGAATCTTAAATAAGGAGAAGCTCATGATAAATTTGGCGATTACTTTCTTAGTGATAGCAATAATTGCTGCACTATTAGGCATTACCGGTGTTGCAGGTATTGCTATGGAAATGGCTTGGATTTTGTTTGTTATCGGTGTTGTTTTAGCGATCGTATTCTGGGTAATGGGACGACGTCCACCGCCCGTGTAATTTTTATAAATCGGTAATTTCTTATATAAGCAATTAAAGGTATGGGTTCTGAAATGTGCTTGGCAGGTTAGGAGCCCATATCAAATTGTCATCAACTTTAATCAAGGAGCATTCACTATGAATTGGGATCAAATCAAAGGTAATTGGACACAGATCAAGGGTAAAGCGCAACAACAATGGGGAAAATTGACGAATGATGATCTGGATATTATTGAAGGAAAGCGTGAAGAGTTAGTAGGGAGAATTCAGGAAAGATATGGAATCGCCAAAGAAGAAGCTGAGAAGCAAGTAGATGATTTTACGAGAAATTATGAATAATTATTTTCATCCTAAGAACGGAGATATCAAAATGAATAAATTAATCAAAATGACTGTTTCTTTAAGTGCTTTTCTGTTTATTATCGTTGCATCCAATAGCTATTCCCAAAGTGCCGTTCAAAGAATGGATGATGCAGAAACACGGGCTGACAGGCTGGAAGATAGAGCGGATCAGATAAGAGAAGCAGATGAAGAGGCCAAAGAAGCCGTGGAGAAGATGCGTGAAAAGCAAGCCGACAGAATGGAGGATCGTGCGGATCAGCTTAGAGATTCGGCTGAAGATGAAGCCGACAGAATAGAAGACCGTGCAGACAAAGTCAGGGATGGTTATTAATTACATATTTACATTTCCGCTGCTCAGACTTAGACTCGAATCAAATCTAAATTGTTAGCTGTTTATTTTTTGATAATTAACAATTTAGATTCGAGCTTAATCCTACAACAAATAGTATTAAACAAAACAGGAGGGTAGTTATGAGTATGAAAGAAGCCTATGAAAAGAAGCTGCAGGCGCAGCTGGATGAATGCGCCGCAGAGATCAACAAACTCAAGGCAAAGGCAGATAAAGCTGAAGCTGATGCGCAAATTGAATATTACAAGCAGATTGAAGAATTAAAATCCAAACAGGCAACAGTGGATGGAAAGCTTGCGGAACTCAAAGAAGCCAGCGAAGATGCTTGGGAAGATCTCAAATCCGGTGTTGAGAGCGCTTGGGATTCACTAGGCAGCGCAATAAAATCGGCTGCTTCTAGATTTAAATAATAGTCATCTGCTGATATGAATTGGAGAAATTTATTGAAACGGTTTTCTCCATTAAAGAAACTCCGGAAAGCTCGCATTTGCCATTTTAAACATAAGCAAGAATTCTTAATAATCAATGTAACAGACTTCTTTGCGTGCTCGAAGTGACATTGGCCAGAGCTTTCCCGGTATGTTTCACAAATAACAAATAATTCAACTTTAGATATAGGGTGGGCTGCATGAATAAAATAAGCTTATCAATTCTTCTGATATCGTCATTGCTGATACTGGCAGGCTGCGCAGAACAACAAGGCCCTGCCGAGCGCGCGGGTGAGAAAATAGACAAAGGCATACAAAACAGCAAAGATGCGGTCAGTGATGCTATTGAGAATGCTGGCGATAAGATTGAAGATGTTACTGATCGTTATTGAAAATAATCGGTTCCGATTAGTGCAAACTGTCACATAAAATTTTATCTTTCACTATCTTATATATCCAAGGTTACGATTACATGAATAAAGTTCAGATCGAGCAATCAAAAGATAAGCTGAATCGATTGGCATGGTTATTAGACAATACTTTTCGCATTCCGGGGACACAAATACGGTTTGGTCTGGATGGATTGATTGGATTGATTCCCGGGATCGGGGATGCTGCAGGCGCAGTAATCTCAAGTCACATTCTGACACAAGCGGCTCAAATGGGTGTACCCAAATCAATTCTTCTAAAGATGGCTTTCAATATTGGATTAGATGCAATCTTGGGAATAATCCCTGTGTTAGGAGATGTTTCGGATTTCATGTGGAAAGCCAATCAGCGTAATGTTCAATTGCTCAATGATTATCTTGAACAACCGGAAAAAACGGTAACGCACAGTCGTCTTTTTGTGGGATTATTGGGTTTCGTGGCATTTTGCGGTGTAGCTTTTATCAGTATGTTAGGCTTTCTGCTGATCCGTTGGCTTTGGTTGTCAGTCGAAGGGGATTGATATAAGAAAACCCCATGTTCATTGCTCATTGACCTTGTTTTAACGCTGTCTTATTGCCGTTTTATAAAAGCCGGAATTAAAGAATACAACCAACCGCAGTTTGCTTTTATTTTGCTTTATAACAAAACCATTTCTAACGGATGTTAAATTTCAGATCTTTTCCAAGATATTTTTATCAGGCAAATGCATGAATATTTATGCAAAAATATAATCCCGCTAAGTGATTGGCCATCGATTCTATATGCTTATGATCAACCAAAGAAAAAAGTGGGGATTCTGTGTTTGAATGGCTAACAAGTCCTGAGGCATGGATTGCATTAGGTACCTTAACCGCGTTAGAGATTGTCCTGGGTATCGACAATATTATCTTCATCTCCATTCTTGTCGGACGGCTTCCTGAGAATCAACGGGCTTACGCCAGAAGAATGGGGCTCGGGCTCGCAATGATAGCGCGTTTAGCATTGTTATTTTCAATTTCCTGGGTCATGGGTTTAACCGAGCCATGGGTTACAGTGTTTACCTATGAGATTTCTGGGCGTGATGTGATTCTGATTGGGGGAGGTTTGTTCCTAATTGCCAAAGCGACACATGAAATCCACAATAGTTTGGAAGGAGTCGAGGAGCGGGGGACTAATGTGGTGGCTTCCGGTCTGGGGATGGTTTTGCTTCAGATTGCGCTTCTGGATATTGTATTTTCTTTGGACTCGGTCATTACGGCGGTTGGATTGGTTGATGAAGTTTCCCTCATGGCGATCGCCATCATATTGGCAGTAATGGTGATGCTGGTGGCGGCAAAAACGATTGGGGACTTTGTGGACGGACATCCTACGATCAAAAT from Nitrosomonas ureae harbors:
- a CDS encoding TerC family protein: MFEWLTSPEAWIALGTLTALEIVLGIDNIIFISILVGRLPENQRAYARRMGLGLAMIARLALLFSISWVMGLTEPWVTVFTYEISGRDVILIGGGLFLIAKATHEIHNSLEGVEERGTNVVASGLGMVLLQIALLDIVFSLDSVITAVGLVDEVSLMAIAIILAVMVMLVAAKTIGDFVDGHPTIKILALSFLILVGVTLMVEGFGIHVPKGYIYFAMAFSVTVEILNLRMRKRQAEPVKLYKKISKEHEG
- a CDS encoding CsbD family protein, with the protein product MNWDQIKGNWTQIKGKAQQQWGKLTNDDLDIIEGKREELVGRIQERYGIAKEEAEKQVDDFTRNYE
- a CDS encoding DUF1328 domain-containing protein is translated as MINLAITFLVIAIIAALLGITGVAGIAMEMAWILFVIGVVLAIVFWVMGRRPPPV
- a CDS encoding DUF4112 domain-containing protein is translated as MNKVQIEQSKDKLNRLAWLLDNTFRIPGTQIRFGLDGLIGLIPGIGDAAGAVISSHILTQAAQMGVPKSILLKMAFNIGLDAILGIIPVLGDVSDFMWKANQRNVQLLNDYLEQPEKTVTHSRLFVGLLGFVAFCGVAFISMLGFLLIRWLWLSVEGD